The stretch of DNA AAAAAAGCACTGGTGAATATCCGCAGCTATCACGAAAAGCAGCTTCTGAACAGCTGGTTCACAAGCACAACAGACGGAACCATGCTTGGTCAGAAGGTAACCGCTCTGAACCGTGTAGGTGTTTACGTTCCCGGTGGAAAGGCTGTATATCCGTCTTCCGTGCTGATGAATATCGTTCCTGCAAAAGTTGCCGGTGTTGACCGTATTGTAATGACAACACCTCCTGGAAAAGACGGAAAAGTTAATCCAAGCACACTTGTTGCCGCCAACGAAGCCGGTGCAGATGAAATCTATAAAGTGGGTGGTGCACAGGCCATCGGAGCACTTGCATATGGAACCGAGAGTATTCCAAAGGTTGACAAAATCGTAGGACCCGGAAATATTTTTGTTGCGCTTGCAAAAAAGGCAGTTTATGGATACGTAAGCATTGATTCTATTGCCGGCCCAAGCGAGATCCTCGTTCTTGCAGATGAGACTGCAAATCCTCGTTATATTGCAGCAGATCTTCTTTCTCAGGCAGAACATGATGAGATGGCATCTGCGATCCTGATCACAACAAATGAGGAATTTGCAGATCAGGTAGATAAAGAAGTCAGAGGTTTTGTTGAGGTACTTTCCAGAAAAGCCATTATCGAGAAATCCCTGGAGAACTTTGGCTATATCCTGATCGCAGAAGATATGGACGAGGCCATTGAGGCTGCCAATGAAATTGCTTCTGAACATATGGAGATCGTCACAAAGAATCCTTTTGAAGATATGATGAAGGTACGAAATGCAGGTGCGATTTTTATCGGAGAGCACAGCTCTGAACCCCTTGGAGATTATTTTGCAGGACCAAACCATGTGCTTCCTACCAATGGAACTGCCAAATTTTTCTCCGCACTTTCTGTAGATGATTTTATCAAAAAATCCAGTATTGTATATTATTCAAGAGAAGCACTCCGAAAGATCCACAAGGACATTATCCAGTTTGCCACATCGGAACAGCTGACTGCACACGCAAATTCCATTGCAGTCCGTTTTGAGGAAGAGGACAAGGAGAACGAATAATGGCAAGAGAAGCACTGATTGAAAGAAACACAAAAGAAACGCAGATACGTCTGCAGCTGAATATTGATGGAACAGGAAGTTCCGATGTTGATACAGGCATTGGCTTTTTTGACCATATGCTGGACGGTTTTACGCGCCATGGACTGTATGATCTTACGCTGAGAGTCCACGGTGATCTGAATGTAGATGATCATCACACCATTGAAGATACAGGGATCGTCCTTGGAAACGCTATCCGTGAGGCAGTTGGCGACAAAAAAGGGATCAAACGTTACGGCAGCTGTATCCTTCCTATGGATGAAGTGCTTGTGCTCTGCGCAGTAGATCTTTCCGGAAGACCTTATCTTGGATGGGATGCAGAGTTTCCTACAGAAAAAATAGGAGATATGGCCACAGAGATGGTAAAGGAATTCTTTTATGCAGTATCCTATTCTGCGGCAATGAATCTTCACATCAAAGTTCTTTCCGGAGGAAACAGCCATCATGTGGCAGAGGCCATGTTTAAAAGCTTTGCGAAAGCCCTTGATGCAGCAACACAATACGATTCCCGGATCACAGACGTGCTTTCTACCAAGGGAAGCCTCTGATACAGAAGGAGACCACTTATGAACAAACAGTTGATCCCATGTCTTTATCTTCATTCAGAAAAAGCGGTAACAGGATTTGGACAGAGAAATCTTTTCGGAGACGGAAATGTAGAAACACTTGCAAAATTTTACGGTGACAATGGGGCAGATGAGCTTCTGGTATTTGACTTTTCTTCTGCAGATGCAGAGCATGACCGTGCGATCGGAAAAATCCGTGATATCTGTCAGGCATCTGAAATCCCGGTTATCGCAGCGGGAAATATCAAACGTATGGAAGATGTAAAAAAGCTGATCTATGCGGGATGTGCCAAAGTTGTACTGAATTTTTCGAAAGAGAATAATATCAAACTTCTGGAAGAAGTATCACGCCGCTTTGGAAAAGAGC from Blautia sp. SC05B48 encodes:
- the hisB gene encoding imidazoleglycerol-phosphate dehydratase HisB; amino-acid sequence: MAREALIERNTKETQIRLQLNIDGTGSSDVDTGIGFFDHMLDGFTRHGLYDLTLRVHGDLNVDDHHTIEDTGIVLGNAIREAVGDKKGIKRYGSCILPMDEVLVLCAVDLSGRPYLGWDAEFPTEKIGDMATEMVKEFFYAVSYSAAMNLHIKVLSGGNSHHVAEAMFKSFAKALDAATQYDSRITDVLSTKGSL
- the hisD gene encoding histidinol dehydrogenase, which codes for MRKVKLTKESTKDILETLLKRSPNNYGKYEDAVANILAKVKAEGDTALFAFTREFDKVEVTRDTIRVTPEEIEEAYKLVDPSLIDVIKKALVNIRSYHEKQLLNSWFTSTTDGTMLGQKVTALNRVGVYVPGGKAVYPSSVLMNIVPAKVAGVDRIVMTTPPGKDGKVNPSTLVAANEAGADEIYKVGGAQAIGALAYGTESIPKVDKIVGPGNIFVALAKKAVYGYVSIDSIAGPSEILVLADETANPRYIAADLLSQAEHDEMASAILITTNEEFADQVDKEVRGFVEVLSRKAIIEKSLENFGYILIAEDMDEAIEAANEIASEHMEIVTKNPFEDMMKVRNAGAIFIGEHSSEPLGDYFAGPNHVLPTNGTAKFFSALSVDDFIKKSSIVYYSREALRKIHKDIIQFATSEQLTAHANSIAVRFEEEDKENE